The DNA sequence TGCTCAGATTAATACAGGAAACCTAGGAAAAGGAAAGGCTGATCAAAGAAAACGGAAGAGAAGAGCCGGTGTCATAGGTAATGCCTCTGTTCTTAATATGAATATAGATCCTAAAACAAGATTAATAGATGAAGAGAAAGATAATACACTAGTTGAATTATCAAAAAAAGGGAAATTTGATGAAGTGGGAGAAGGTAACTTAACAACTCAATTAATGACAGTGGTTGTGGCTCAGCCTCGCCaatcattatgaaaatattgagtTAGAACTGCCAAGAGCTTGGGAACCCTTGAACAGTTTCTGAACTTTGCCTATTGGTAAAGGAAAAGAAGCCCCAAGTAGTGTTTTTGATTGAAACAAAACTGCTTATTgttaaggggaaaaaaatcaagaataaaTTAAACTTTGATGGATGTTTTGTGGTAGAGCCTATGGGAAGAAAGGGGGTTGGCTCTTTTATGGTCTGTTGATATGGATATAGAAATTATTAACTAATCCAAATATCATATTCACTCCAAAGTAGTTTGCTTAGAGAAGAATTTATGTTGGTTTCTTGCGGCTTTTTATGGTCATCCTGAGCTTAGTAAAAGGAAGGAAACATGGGGGTTATTGTCACTATTAAAACCAATTGAAAATCAGCCTTGGTAAGTAATGAGAGATTTCAATAAAATACTAGAATAGTTTGAAAAGTCAAGGGGGAGGGAGAGACTTGAAAAACAAATGGATGATTTCAGAAATGCTATTGAAAATATAACATTTCTGATTTGGGATGGGTTAGCGACAAATACACCTAGAGTAATAAACATGTTGAGGATACTTTATAAAAGAAAGATTGAATAGAGTGGTGGTTAATTCAAAATGGTCAGACTTATTCAACAATGGATTGGTAACTGTTTTACCCGCTATTAGGTCTAACCATAGGCCAATTATGCTGGatttgaatagaaaaattatgatGGGAGAATGGAGAGGAgaatattcaaatttgaagcTAAATTGGTATAGGAGGAGGAATGAGCTTTTGTTATTCAAGATGCTTGGTTGAGCAGTGCATTAGATCAAGTCCTTTGCAAACAATATAGAAGAAATTAAAGGCTTGTGAAGGGGCTCTATTAAGATGTAGTTCTTTGAAAGATAATGAAGAAGGGAAGCACACTAAGCAAAAGACTGAACTGTTGAGAAAGGAACAATCACATGAATGTCCTCATAATGCATCAATTATCAAGCAATTACAGACTGAGATCAATATGCtcttggaaaaagaaaatgtgaagTGGAGACAAAGAGCAAAAATCAATTGGTACCAAATGGGGTTAAGGACACCAAGTATTTTCATGTATGTGCTAgtcaaataagaaagaaaaactggATTAAACAGATTAAAGATGATCAAGGCAAACAGTTGGACAATACAGAAGATATTGAAGATGTTTTTCACCATTATTTCTAAAAGATTTTTTCTTCCTCAAATCCTTCCATGGAGGCAATAGAAGATTGTATTAGCAAAATGGAATATTGCTACTATGAATAATGATTTGCAAAAGGAACTCACAAGAGAATAAATTGAAGAGGCATTGAAGAAATGGGGCCCCTCAAATCTCCACATCTAGATGGGTTTGGAGCTCAATTTTATCAGTCTTATTGGAATATCGTGGGTGAGGAGGTATGTAAGGCTCTTTGGCTCTTTTGAACTTTCTAAATGGAGGGTCATTGGACTCTAGTGTCAATTATACTTTTATTGCTTTAATTCCTAAAGTGAAAAATCCCTCTGTTGTTAGTGAATATAGACCATTAGCCTATGTAATGTATTATATAGAATAGCATCCCAGGTGTTAGCAAACAGGTTGAAGAAGGCATTGGGATCCATCATCTCTATCAATCAAAGTGCTTTCATTCCAATGAGACTTATTATAGGCAACATCATGATTGTTTATGAAACACTGCATACAATGAAGATAAGACAAAAAGGTGGTTATGCTAGCATGGCATTCAAACTAGATATGGCCAAAGCATATGGTAGAATTGAGTGGAAGTACTTGGAAGCTGTCATGAGAAAATTGGGATATGGAGCTCGATGGATAGCATTAATTATGGAATGTGTTACCTTAGTTACTTATTTTGTAATTGTAAATGGCCAACCTGGGAAAAGAATTAAACTCATGAAAGGGTTAAGGCAAGGTGATCCAATGTCTCCTTACCTTTTTATCCTTTGTGCAGAAGGGTTGAGTTCCTTGATAAATTCACCTAAGAACAATGGTGAAACAATGGGTGTTTCAGTCTAAGGGGGTATTCGAGTGAACCATTTGCTATTTGCTGATAATTGTATTATCTTTGGGAGGGCTAATCTTGTTGAATGGGAAAAGATCCAAGTTTTTCTCAGTAGATATGAAAAGGCATCAGGTCAGCTTATGAATAAGCATAAAACTACAATTTGCTTCAGCTCAAATACCTCAATTAGTATAAGAAGACACATTACACAGGCAACAGATCTGAAGGAATGTGGTAGTTTATGAGAAATACTTGGATCTGCCACCTATGCTGGGTAGATCTAAGTATAACACATTTAGACATTTGAAAGAAAAGGGATGGGGCATGGTAAATAGCTAGAAAAACAAGTTCTTATCTCAAGTAGGAAAATAAATACTGGTCAAAGCAGTATTGCAGTCTATCCCTACATTTTCAATGAGTTTATTTAAGCTGTCGAAGAAGTTATGCAAGGAACTTACTTCATTCATGTCAAATTTCTGGTGAGGTCACAAGCATAATGAGCATAGAGTACACTGGAAAAGATGCGAAAATATGggagaaaggaaacaaagagGTGGATTAGGCTTAAGAAATATTAGAGTCTTCAATTTAGCTATGTCGGCAAAGGAATATtagaaaatgctaaaacaaccaCAATCTTTGATTGCAAAGGTTATGAAGGACAAGTACTTTAAGAATGGTGGTCTACTATCTACACAGTTGGGGAATGGACCTTCACTAATATGGAGGAGTCTCTTTTCCTCTATAGATTTAGTGAAAGCAGGTCTGATATGGAAGGTTGGAAAGGGAGATCAAGTCAAAATTTGGCAAGATAAATGGCTACCTGTACCTACTTCATATAAGGTACAATCCCCTATTAAAGTCTTAGAAAAGCAACTGTCGATGAATTAATAGAGCATGAATTTGGTAGATGGAAGGAAGATCTTAtacatgatatttttataagagaTGAGGCTGATATGATCATAAGTATTCCATTAAGTAGGGTAGGAATTTAAGACAGGGTCACCTGGATTCATACTACAAATGGGAGGTTTTCTATCAAGAGTGCATACCATTTAGAGTATACTAGGAGCAGAAAGTTGACAAGTGAGATATTGAGACAAACTGATAAAAATGAAGGGTGGAAGAAAATGCGGGATCTAAATGTGGAAGGGAAAATCAAGTAGTTCTTATGAAAGGCTGGTCAGGATATTCTATCAACAAGACTGAATCTCTACAACAAGAGGATCATTAACAATAGTCTGTGTCCAATATGTGAAAGGGAGGTCGAGTTAGTTGTCCATACTTTGTGGAGTTGTTCTACAGCTTCAAATGTGTGGCTGAGAAAGGTAGTCCAATGTAGAAGTGGTCGTGCTATGAGCATGGTTTTATGGATTTATGGAGGAAGAGGAATGGAAAGTTGAGTGTGGAAGATGTTGAAGCAGTAGCATACACAATGAGGAGAATCTTGCTGAGACGAAATTCCctgtattttttaagaaaagtttGAGCTTCCAAGTCTAGTGTTGTTAAATGCAAAGCAAAGTCTGATAGACTATGATGCTGCACATCAATATCTTCAAGGAAGAGAACAACAGAGAAGCGTGAATAGGTTGATAGAGCTCTAGAAGAAGCCAACTGGAAATGCTTACAAAGCTAATCGGGATGCTACAGTGGACAATATGACAAAAATAGTTGGAAGAGGAGTGGTGATTAGAGACAACAATGGTGACCTGCTTGCTGCCTTGTGTTCCAACATGAAGTATATAAGAAATCATGTAGCTGCAAAGGTGATGGCTTTAAGAAGAACTATGAGACATGTATTGAACCGGGAATTTCTGCAGTAATCCTAGAGGGAGACTCTCATATTGTTGTTAAAAGACACAAACAGCTTGGAAGACATAGAGGTAGAGCATggtaatatagttgctgatacCAGAAGTATGCTCAAGGAAAGACCGAGTTGGAGTGTATATTTCACATGTAGAGAGGCAAATAATGTAACCCACATGTTGGCAAAACTAGGTTTGCCATGTTTAAAAGAGAGAATCTGGATTGAAGAGGGACCAGTAGAGATTTTGTCATTAGTCCATAAAGATAAATTCTGTAATGGATGATATGTTTTCTGATGAATGgaatgttatgttttattttatttaaaaaaaaaattctcaataataataataataataataataataataatgctgaCGTGGAGAGTGCTCCTTCTAAACCACCGAAGAGTAAAGAGGTTCACTAGACGTGGACAATCCAACAACACCCCTCCCTCGCCCTCCCTCGGGGCCTCACCCACCCACAACTTTCGGCTTTTCGCTTGCTTATGGCTAAAGCCTCAAAACACGCTCTCAAACACCTGTACTAACACCCATTCCTCATTCCCGTTTTCAACTGTAAGTGCAATTCTTTCTCCTTGCTttcttagtttctttttttcttttgaatccTATTTCTCTTACATTTTCTTTCATAAACCCACTTGTTCTTCTGCACTGATTTCACGACCTGTTCGTTAGCCGAAAGGAAAAACTTTAATATTTGGGGTTCGGGTGTTTCGGTTTTTCTTGCAAGATCACAGCTTTCAGGACAAACCCATGAAAGAGTCGAATCCAAGCACTGAGCCCATAGGACAGAACTTAATCAAATTGATAAGCAATGTGTGTTTCTCAGTGTTTGTATTCTCGGTACTCGTGTTCACCGTGATTGCCATCACCTACCAACCCCCAGACCCATGGCTTGAGTCAGCTCCGGCCCTGACCGAGCTATTCACCCAATCTGAAAACGCCACCTTCCAAAGTGACAATTCTATCCTAAAAACTGGAGAAGATTTTCCTGTGGAGCGTGCCATGCCACCTGAAAGCAAGCCACTTACCGAGGCTGTGATCGAGAAAGCCGAAGGGAAGATTGCCAATTCAACCCCGGAATTCCAATTGGCTTGCGACGAGTCCAAGCAAGTTGTGAATTGTTCGGACCCACGAGTTCTGATTGCGGTTGAGAAGTTCAATTTACGGGTCTTTAAGTCCATTGTGTTCTTAAAGTATCAGATGACAGCTAACGGGTCAAAACCGGACGAGTGCGATGTGGCATGGAGGTTTAGGAATAAGAAAGAGAAATCATGGAGGAAGTATAGGGATTTTAGGAGGTTCAAGTTTGGAATTGGTGAAAATTGTACGTATAAAGTGGTGCAGGCGGGTGCATGGCATTCTGGTGTTAATGCCCGGCAGCCTAGGAGTAGAATCAGAAATGGTACAAGGAGGGGCAGTGGAAATAAAGCTAAGATTGTGCCCCCACCAGTCCGGGATGAGGAGATCAATGACACAATCCCGACTCTGGGATCATTGATGAATTTCAACAAGGGGAGGTACTTGTACTATTCCCGCGGAGGGGATTATTgtaagggaatgaatcattacGTTTGGAGTTTCTTGTGTGGTTTAGGGGAGGCTATGTTTTTAAATAGGACGTTCGTGATGGATTTGAGTATATGCTTGGAAGCAACATATAATCCGAGTAATAAAGATGAGGAGGGAAAGGATTTTcgttattattttgactttgaaCATCTTAAGAAGGTGACATCGATTGTGGAGGAGGGCGAGTTTTTGATGGGTTGGAAGAAATGGCGTCGGAGCCATAAAAGGAAAGTTCCTACTAGGAAGGTTGTGAGTTACAAGGTGACGCCAATGCAACTTAAGAAAGATAAGAACACAGTAATATGGAGGCAGTTTGATGCTCCAGAGCCGGAGAACTATTGGTATAGAGTATGTGAAGGGCAAGCTGCCAAGTACATCCAGAGGCCATGGCACGCTCTTTGGAAATCAAAGAGATTGATGAATCTTGTTTCAGAAATCAGTGGACGAATGGACTGGGATTTTGATGCGGTCCACGTGGTTCGAGGGAAGAAGGCACAGAATAAGGAGCTTTGGCCTCATCTGGATTCTGATACATCCCCTGATGCCCTGTTTATGAAGCTTAAAAGTATGATTCAGCCATGGAGGAATCTGTATATAGCCACAAATGAGCCATTTTACAATTACTTTGATAAACTGAGATCTCAGTACAAGGTACATTTGCTCGATGATTACAAAGAATTGTGGGGCAATGCAAGTGAATGGTACAATGAGACAATGCTTCTAAATAATGGACGACCTGTTGAGTTTGATGGTTACATGAGAGTTGCCGTGGATACTGAGGTCCTTTATAGGGCAAAGACACGGGTGGAAACGTTCTATAATTTGACAACAGATTGCAAGGACGGAGTCAATACCTGCTGAACGGGTTGGGTTATCCCCTAATGTTTTgattctttgagtcaattctggTTTGTTCTTTTTGTTCATATGTTCCTTTATTGCATCGACGATCATTCATTATGACTAGCTCATATCTGTATTGTTTAATGACTACCCCGAACCCAGAAGCTTCACAAAAGACTTCCTCATTTGTTATTTACCCATATGGGATGAGAACTAAGTTTATCATGTAAagggaagagaagaagaagaagaagaagaagaagaagaaggaaaagaaagctgTGTAATGGTATTTCTGCTGGTCAATGAAAGCTTTTTGTTCCTTATAGCATGCACTTGGAATTTACCTCTTAGACAAGATGCTATTGGAAGATAGaggtgttttttctttttgcccaTGTAATGGGAAGCAGGGTAGCTTTGCCCTTTTGGCTTGTGTTTACAATTCCTGTActttttatatatcaatttattttggtGTCTACTGAGTACTGAAGAATCATGTCCGCTTTGGTTGATCCTTAtacgatttttttatatttatctttttggtGATAGAAACTGGATACATAATTAACTGAGCAACATGAGAGTCCATAAATTAACACTCACAGCCTTCATGCCATGCGAAATTTATAGTCTCTTATTATTCCATTCAAGTAGATACAAGCATTCAATTTGTGAAGTCAATCGAAGAAACACAATCAACGAAAGGGTTTCTTCAGAGAATTAGTGCCCTTGTCTATTTGgaatatctctttttttttttcctctctttcttatTATATTATCTGCTTGCACATAAGATTTCAACTGCCTTTTAGGAAAATGTTATTACAATAAGCACTTCCCCTTCCCCTCTCGGAGGGCAAAAGAAGGGTACAGCTACAAACTTACATTGTGATTTTcttctatgttccaactctgtCTCGTTGCCACTTGATCATGCACAGGTATGTATTCCTACAGAAACACATCCACAAGAAACAAGTTAGTTACATAAGATAAATGATAATAGACTTCAGGGATTATGTCACTGCTAGTTAAAATGTTAGTGCCACAGTTTTTATTCACGTTTTCATCGAAGTCTTTGCCTGCTTAACTtcttggtttggttttggaaCGTGAAAAAACTCTATTCTAAGTAAAGCAGTCTGTCATCATATAGAACAAGCGTGCTGGGACCTTTGACATCCCTGAAGCTTTGAAGTTGAGCAAGGTTTCTGCCATGCTCAGTTAGAGTACAGGACTCCTAGAACTAAATAACTAATGTGCCCAGTTAGCCTAGCCACATAATATGTCCTATTCTTACAGGAGAATTAAGCACTTCACTCAAATCTGTTCATCtgtttatttaacttttttggtCGAATATTTCCTGATTGAACATAGTTTTGCAATTTTCACGAAGTGTGAGATTTTTTGTGCTTTTGATGTGGTTAATGTAGAAggaaattgtatatatatgtacctCCATCCTCTGTATCAGCTCTCGAGCAGTCTTTGCGGAAATGATAATGTTCCTGGCAGATGGATTAATGAATCCTTCTTCCACCCCTTTGTCAAACAATCCAAGCAAGCAATCATAATAGCCATCTATATTCAAGAGACCCACCTGTGTTTGCAGCCAAATTATGCTGAGTGTGATGCCGACCTTAATAGTACAACTTTTTGagctttgtttgtttttaaaaaataaaaataaaaattgaaggaaatataTATGGAGTAACACACATGAAAGTTCTGAGCTTAATTGTTGACAActggcccaaaaaaaaaaaaaaaaaaaaaaaacaaagaaatgtcAAAACTCAGGGCAAGCAAACAACCATTAAAGTCAAGGCTTCTTGACCTCGTTCGtaaaactgttttttttttttttttttttttaactgaaaCACGCATGCTGATCATCGTGCTCATTCGTTTTCATTGGCTTAAACCTCACCGACTTCAATTTTGATGTGTACTTTCGAACTTTCTCTTATTTAAACTTGGAACCCATTTTCATTGAATGAGAGCGATTGTTGTGACATTATAaactacttttttcaaagaaaagatTAGGCTAATTAAGGGCCTAAAATGGGTGTTAAGTCTGATTCATTGCCATCTCTGTCATATTTGGACAGCCGTCAAGGTCGAGGGCCAGATCTGGCCCCATACAGCCATACATACGGGCTAAAGGCATTCAAACCCCACGCTTTACTTTAATTGCTTCCTCGAACTGGTCATCAAGATATTatctaatttttacttttaattattGGGATTAGGGAGAAGAATTAGAAGCTACTCTTCCATTTAGTGAGCTAAGCCAAGTGTTCTTAAAAGGACTCTTACAggtcaaattatttatgatatataggatgagaatttttttttgaaaggtatATAGGATGAGAATTGATGAACCTCAATATCATCAACATCCTCATCCTCAGGCATATTGCTGCTACCTGGAACTTCCAGTAATGATGAGGAGTTCCATGCATGATCCAGTACTGTTCTATCTGATTAATTATTCCTTggatcaaacattttttaaacaaatgaaaaatgaagCCGAAACCATGTTACTTTcagttcctatatatatatatatatgtaacttgAATTGGAAGTTGCAGTTAGCaatacatgatgatgatgaagtcGAGTACTCAACTCACatagaagaaaatatatatatatacatatagaagATAAGTTTTGCTTTAATTTGGTGGAGTCAATCGAACCCCAAAAGTAGTACTGTGGCTGATCATCTCATGACCCAATTACTGTTATCGATCGGGTAATTGGTCTCAATAATTAGTCTTTATTTCCCACAATAGAGGGCGGTCAGAAAAAGTCGTGTAaaagaaggaaataaataataatgaaaacgAAAAGGACTACAAACAGTGTTTAATTGCTTAACctaactatattaatatttttccgaCAATTAATGCATGCCTACCTGCctgcttttaatatataagttctCTTTTTAATTGTAATTCTACCTTCAATTAGTAATTGCATCTAAATTAATAATACTCCATCGCCATGTCATGtgaagtactatatatatatatacacctagCAAGCGAGGAAGATTCCTCAAGTCAATACAATATCAAAGCTACCCTTTTGATCTTTCTTGCAGTTGATCAgggaataatattaatatatatacacgttaATGCTATTATATATCAATATGGGTCATGATCAGAATAATTAATGAAGGATATATACAATATGCAGGCCTAATTAACATGATGATCCATGCAGGTGTTAGCTAGCTAAGTAGTACTACGTTTagtaattctctctctctctctctctctctctctctctctctctctctctctctctctctctctctctctctctctctatatatatatatatatatatatcatgatatatatattcagGAAACTTTGGGAATTACTACTGTAAATTCCccaaattaaattgaattagtGCTTATTTTATAAACGTTCATATATGTCGTGAGGAGCAAAAGGCAATTTAACTTACTGGTTTGTCATGTATCCCAAGCTGAGACCATGTTATCATCTCAAGCAACTCTTCCATGGTTCCATATCCTCCTTCATATTTATATaacagagagagagggttaaGGGGGAAAAACTTGCATCGATCAATatctaacaaattaattaatgaaagtACTCTTATTTATGCTGTATATGTacatgttctttctttttcgatCTCAAAATTCACAtatatctgtatatatataccAGGAAGAGCGACAAAAGCATCAGCTCGACGAGCCATTTCGGCCTTCCTTTCGTGCATATCTGATACAATCAACACTTCTCCCACTGCATGGCCAGATATCTGAGAACAGTTCATAAGCAGTACTAGTCAcatccgagagagagagagagagagagagagagagagagagagagagagagagagagagatcttcaTACCTCAAAAGGAATAAGTTTAGTTGGGATAACTCTAACCAAGAAACGGAAAAAGATGATGATCAGTTAGAATAAAGACGAAATGACAACATGAATTAGTACAGATTTTTttggtctatatatatatggaaatataTGCACTAGAAAGAGACTTGGAACATACATTAAACCAAACCCAATAATtcatcaaaaaggaaaaactacACCCAATcagaacatatatattatatgtattctACGTTGTTAAAACACTGAAAAAGCCaagtcttatttttttatgctCCCCATTAAATCTCTTACCCTAGCACATGACATCCACCATCAAAAGCTGTTTGAGAAACCAATCCCATCAGCCCAACACTTCCTCCTCCATACACCAAATCCATCTTCCTCTCCGCCTGCAGTAAATGATCACCTTTTTAAAACCCTTAAACGAATGTTTGAAACCCAGATATAGGTGTTGactagtgtgtgtgtgtgtgtgtgtgtgtgtgtgagagagagagagagagagagagagagagagagagagagtacggACCAGTTCTCTTCCAAGATCAAGAGCTGCATCACTGAAGATCTTTCTGTTCCCTGAATTACTTCCACAAAAGACACAGACCCTTTGAAACTTACCCATTTTCTCCTGAAACCAAAACGACTACAGCTGAAATATTCACTATACAATTAACCAAGTCCCCTCATAAGTtacactttattttatattatatgtgacCGTCATAATAGTATATGATCGAGTACGATATTCGTAGGACGTGCTTGACACGTGAGAGATTATGTTCATGGCCCATATGAATGAAAATAATGCAAGTTTTCGAGTCAAAGGGGATTCTCACTTTCTTTTCCACCTTtgttttctatctcagatttgTTTTGGTGGGTGCACCAATAATATCCACTGTTCACCTGCTTGTGATACAGGGCTGGGGGAGGCTCCTGATGATCTTCTACATCTTGGATCTGGAAATTAAATCCAATTAGGTGTTTTCGTTTGGTGGTTAGTTTGTATCAAAAAAGTTCACTTCTCCCCACAGGGAATAATTTTTGATTCATGAGTGCTGTCATATTGTCCCAGCTAGCTAGGCAGGCACTCCGATTGAGGTGCCAGAACAACAATATatgaatatgtttttttaaatagtgaTTGAATTTTAGTATACAAAGAGTACCTATAACTTTTACAATAAGttcatcacttttatatatttcttgttCACTTCACtaatataattggttaaaacagttattttatattaaaaaaaaataatgcaatcaTTCACATTAATAGggtacataaaaaatacataaaaataactgttaAGTGAAAACAAAATGACAAACACCATTACTTAAATTACAAAGATCGAGTTAATTGGAAAATATTAATACCGACGAGGGTAAATCCCATTttcaacaaattaataatcAGGCCTTATATACATGCACTGATTTTTCATTAATTCTAATTAGCCCAAGGACACATCATTTCCACAGTGACCCcagttatattattatatatacagaATCTAGCGTTCCAATCCATACAAGCTACGTACGTAgatatgtataaaaatatgcatatatgtgtgtataaGTAGACCAAGCTAGCTGCAGCTTTGATTATCTTAATTTGGTTCTCAAATTCATCACAACCCATTGATGAAGCTCTGTGTCGATCCCATGAATTAGCAATCCTCTTGGTTATTAATATAAGTGATCTCTGTCAAACTCTTCTTGGAGTGCTGTATTCGTAAATAATACATGTA is a window from the Carya illinoinensis cultivar Pawnee chromosome 14, C.illinoinensisPawnee_v1, whole genome shotgun sequence genome containing:
- the LOC122294035 gene encoding probable cytokinin riboside 5'-monophosphate phosphoribohydrolase LOGL1, encoding MGKFQRVCVFCGSNSGNRKIFSDAALDLGRELAERKMDLVYGGGSVGLMGLVSQTAFDGGCHVLGVIPTKLIPFEISGHAVGEVLIVSDMHERKAEMARRADAFVALPGGYGTMEELLEMITWSQLGIHDKPVGLLNIDGYYDCLLGLFDKGVEEGFINPSARNIIISAKTARELIQRMEEYIPVHDQVATRQSWNIEENHNVSL
- the LOC122294033 gene encoding uncharacterized protein LOC122294033, which codes for MKESNPSTEPIGQNLIKLISNVCFSVFVFSVLVFTVIAITYQPPDPWLESAPALTELFTQSENATFQSDNSILKTGEDFPVERAMPPESKPLTEAVIEKAEGKIANSTPEFQLACDESKQVVNCSDPRVLIAVEKFNLRVFKSIVFLKYQMTANGSKPDECDVAWRFRNKKEKSWRKYRDFRRFKFGIGENCTYKVVQAGAWHSGVNARQPRSRIRNGTRRGSGNKAKIVPPPVRDEEINDTIPTLGSLMNFNKGRYLYYSRGGDYCKGMNHYVWSFLCGLGEAMFLNRTFVMDLSICLEATYNPSNKDEEGKDFRYYFDFEHLKKVTSIVEEGEFLMGWKKWRRSHKRKVPTRKVVSYKVTPMQLKKDKNTVIWRQFDAPEPENYWYRVCEGQAAKYIQRPWHALWKSKRLMNLVSEISGRMDWDFDAVHVVRGKKAQNKELWPHLDSDTSPDALFMKLKSMIQPWRNLYIATNEPFYNYFDKLRSQYKVHLLDDYKELWGNASEWYNETMLLNNGRPVEFDGYMRVAVDTEVLYRAKTRVETFYNLTTDCKDGVNTC